One part of the Brevundimonas subvibrioides ATCC 15264 genome encodes these proteins:
- a CDS encoding transcription termination/antitermination NusG family protein, with amino-acid sequence MTALMVEDTKPAAPWFVVITHVNQEKLAKYQLERQGHAVYMPMVPPSPRARMRNGVPPSVRPMIPRYLFVQVDLDQPGWPAIYSTFGVSEVISSGTGEGRRPRAIPTRFIEEIRAREVNGLVILPEARKAGPAPVACRFKKGDKLRWHGPTADYEVVFQQMVDGNRAEVVFTLMGVDSRQVISLPSDD; translated from the coding sequence GTGACCGCCCTCATGGTCGAAGACACGAAGCCCGCCGCGCCCTGGTTCGTGGTGATCACTCACGTGAACCAGGAGAAGCTGGCCAAGTACCAGCTCGAGCGCCAGGGCCATGCGGTCTACATGCCGATGGTGCCGCCGTCGCCTCGCGCCCGCATGCGCAACGGGGTGCCGCCTTCGGTCCGGCCCATGATCCCGCGCTACCTGTTCGTCCAGGTCGACTTGGACCAGCCGGGCTGGCCTGCGATCTATTCGACGTTCGGCGTGAGCGAGGTCATCTCGTCGGGCACTGGTGAAGGGCGTCGGCCTCGGGCGATCCCGACCCGCTTCATCGAAGAGATCCGCGCGCGGGAGGTCAATGGCCTGGTGATCCTGCCGGAAGCGCGCAAGGCCGGGCCTGCGCCCGTGGCCTGCCGGTTCAAGAAGGGCGACAAGCTGCGCTGGCATGGCCCGACCGCCGACTACGAGGTGGTGTTCCAGCAGATGGTTGACGGGAATCGTGCGGAGGTCGTATTCACGCTCATGGGCGTTGATTCGCGCCAGGTGATTTCGCTGCCGTCAGACGACTGA